Sequence from the Pirellulales bacterium genome:
CCACGGAAGGAAAGGGCGTAGTATCACCGCCGGCGCGCCATTTTGAGGTGCAGTACTCGACATACGCGAAGAACGATTCACCACGGCCATTCAGCCGAATCGCGATCGTATTGGGAGTTCGCCATTCGTTTAGCGTGTCAGAATTGAAGAAGCCCAGCAGCAGATGGGTGCTTCCCGGGCCGATTTGCATCGTGCCCGCTGCACTGAGCGGCTGGTCGAAGGTCACCGGCTGAATTGCCTGGCCGTAGAAGGCGACTTGTCCGTCTGGCGAGATAAAACCTCCCATCTCGCCGGGCGAGGCGCCGCCGGCATGCCGGGTATCGGCATTAAATCCAAAGTCTTGCCGGACATGCTTCGCTTCGCGCGTGCGAGCAATGCGGTTGTTCGTACCCAGCCAGCCTGGATCGCGATCGAACGACTCGGTCTTCATCGTCATTCCGTCGGTTGGCTCGGCCGCGTGCATTTGCACGTGGGCTGGCCATGTGACGATAAATATGCCGAGCGCCGCGCCGGCAGAAGCCCTGTAAACAATGCTCGACGACATCACGTGTATCTCCTTCGTTAGAAACAGCCATTGTATCGCTCGAAGAGTCGCTTGCTGTCCAGCATTGTTATTCCTGGCGTAGCACTTGCCCCCTTGGGCCGGGCGAATGCTTTTCAACTCCCGTGTAGATCGGAGGCGACAATATGTTGCTTGGCTGCGGCAAGCAGCGCGGGCAGATCGACGACCAGTCACGGCCGCCCGTCATTTCACACAATCGTCCGAGTCTGCCGAACGCCGAAGCTGTTCCATCAACGCGATAGGTTTCTCACGCCGGCAACGAACGTCCTCAACAGATGGCGCCTGTATTTTTTGTTAGATACTTTCACCTCCCATTATTAATGATGACGTTGGTTGCTTTTGCTGTCTCGCGTTTTCTAGCGCAGTTCGCGTGTGGGAAAGATGCCGCAAATACCGCTGACACATAACTTTTAGGTGCCCCACGCAGCGCGCATTGGCCAATGAGCGCATAATGCGAATACCACCACGTCGGGTGGACGTCGAGCCGACCACGCGAGGCAAGAAACCGCACGCAGAACGAAGAGGGAAAATATTCGCTTTGCGCTTGATTCTGCTGTAGATACCTTTCTAGAATTGCGGCTGTGTCCTTTCCATCAAGCCCGTTGTGCAACTGATTAGGGCTCCAGGCTGCTTTCGAATGGGCAACGCTAATGACTGAATAGAAAGGGAAGCCAATGAGGTGCAATCTGTTGCGAACGCTCGTGATCGCCGCGCTCGGCTTGGCCGCGATCAGCAACCACGCAAGCGCGGGACCGGTGACTTTCACCATTGATCCCACGCAAAGTTCCTTGCAAGCCATTGCCTATCTTGGTGGGCCACCGTCAGGTGGTGGTACTCAAATCACCACGGCTCAATCGGGCACGAGCGACACGACCAGCCTGTATGGCTCTCTCGTCGCTGATACCGCCGCAGCCGGGGGAAACATTAGCTTCCCTGGCGGGAGCAATGTGAATTACACATACCAACCCGGAAACTTTCTGCCGGATGCTAACGGCGGCGATGCCACGGGTCCGGACCCGGCCGGGACGGGTGGCGCCCCTGCGCAGTTCGGACTGCTGGTGAACATCCCGGGCCTTGCCACCGGGTATATCTCGATCAGCTCAGCGCTGTCGGATATTTCTGACTTTTCCGCTGGTGGAACTCCGCTGTCTGGCGGTTCGTTCGACGCCACTCAGCAGAACGTTCTTGTTACTCAAGGTAGCATCGCGTACTGGATCTCTGCTCCGGCGCTTTCAGCGACCCCCCTCTTCGGTTCGTCGGTCATAGCGCCGCCGACTCTCGCGGCGCAAAACGGCGTCGATAGCGCTGGTAACAGCAATGGGCAAGTCGGCAGTGTGACCACCATCGGAGGCGTGACTACGATCACGCTGCCGATCTTTGCGGACCAAGTGGTCAGCGTCAGTGGTCTGCCAGTCGACGTTGTCTTTACCGGCCAGATCGTGGCCACCGCTACCGTTCCTGAGCCGACGACGTTCGCGTTGGCTGGCTTTGGCATCGTCGGCTTGATGTTGGTTGCCACTCGTAGACTACGAAGGAGCTAGGCCTGCTGGCTGCTTCGCCGTCCATAGAACAAGGGCTGGTTTTCCACAACGGGGAACCAGCCCTTTCTTTATTGTCCGGACGGTAAAGGCTCTTCGTGGCGGTTTTCAATCTGGCCAGTTGTGCAACCGGTCTCTGCGCGGCAGCGCAAAGTAACAACGTGCCTTCCGAGTCGTCGGCAGCCGCCGGAACAGGGCTGCCTAAAGGCCGATCCTGCAACGCTCTCGCCTTATTTCTGGCCGCGATGTGCATTGGGGATGAAGGCTGGCCATACTGGTAGCGATCTCGCTGACGTCGACAATGCCTTCAGCCTTTCGGGGAACCTGAGTGATGCGCGCAACCGGCCCGACAGTGTTCGCAGCTATGATGGTTTTCGCGACGTGGTGCGTCGACTTTCCTGCCGGCACGGTCTGCGCATTCGAAACGGAATCGCCCGCCACCCAGGGCGTGACCTTGCCTAAGACGCAAGCGTTCGCGCTGACGTCGCGCGTTGGAAAGCGCGAGTATCGAATCCTTGTCGCGGAACCCGATAATTCGCCGCCTGCGACCGGCTATTCCGTCATCTATGTGCTCGACGGCAACGCGGCCTTTGCGACGATGGTCGATATCGCACGAACGCAACGACGTGGCGGCGCCATTATCGTTGGAATCGGTTATCCGGGTGACGTCCCATTTGATCCACGTCGGACCTACGATTTCACCCCTTCGTCGAAACGGGACAAGCTCGGCGCGCTGTTCGGTGCCAGCGAAGAGCCGACCGGGGGCCAAGATGAGTTCTTGGATTTCATCGACAACGAGTTGAAGCCGACTATCGAAAAACGATTCGAAGTGAATCGCGGCCGTCAGACATTAATAGGACACTCACTCGGAGGCCTGTTCGTTCTGCACGTTCTGTTCACTCGTCCGCAGTCCTTTCAGAATTACGTCGCCGGCAGCCCGTCGATCTGGTGGAACGACCAATCGGTACTTGAAGAGGAGCGCCGCTTCCACGCGAACGGCGCGGCCAAAGTCGATCTGCTGGTGTTTGTCGGCGAGTTGGAGACCACTTACATGGTGCAGGACGCACGCCGCCTTGCCGAACGTTTGGGACCGCTGTCAGCTGCCGGGCTGCGGGTTTATTTCACGCCCTTTGAAAACGAGAATCATGTTTCTGTATTGCCCGCCGGCCTGAGTCGCGCCTATCGGTTGGCACTCGACGGCAGTGACCGCTAATTCCGTCGCGTTTTGGTGATCGCTCGACATGAAATCGAAATGAGGAGCATGATCGTGCCATCGTCCCTCCGGAAAGCGATTAACTTGGCTGGGATCTTGATCGCGCTGTCGCCCGGCTACGAAGGCGGCCGATTAGCATTTAATTCCGCCCGGGGGGACGAAGTCGATGAATACGTTGAAGCACAACGCGCGCAATTGCGAATCCCAGGACTGGCGTTATTGGTCGTTAAAGACGGTCGAACGATCAAGGCCCAAGGCTATGGATTAGCCAATGTCGAGCTTCAAGCGCCGGTCACTGCGGAATCGATATTTCAACTAGGTTCGGTCGGCAAGCAGTTCACAGCAACAGCTGTGATGATGCTGGTCGAACGTGGCAAGTTGGCGGTCGACGATCCCGTCAACAAGTACTTGACCGCGGCACCGGACAATTGGCATGCCATCACGATTCGGCACTTACTTTCGCATACCGCCGGCGTTGGGGATTTCTCTGCGTCCTTCGATATGCGCAAGGATTGCACGGAGGACGAGCTGCTGAACGCGATCTTTCAGATTCCGCTGCACAGCGCGCCAGGCGAAGGGTGGCATTACAGCAATCCAGGATACGTTGCACTGGGGATCTTGATAGGCAAAGTCACAGGCCAGTTCTACGGCGATTTTCTGCGCGACCAGATCTTCCGGCCTTTGGGCATGACAGCGACGCGCATTATCAGCGAAGACGATATCGTGCCGCACCGCGCTGCGGGGTATCGCCTGGTCGATGGAGAACTCAAGAATCAGAAATGGGTTTCGCCCACGATGAATTCAACCGCCGACGGCAGTCTCTACACGAACCTGCTCGACATGGCGAAATGGGATGCCGCATTAAGCGACAAACGGCTACTCAAAACGGAAACGCTCGAGCAAATGTGGACGGTCGCGACTCTGAACGACGGCAAGCCAAACCCAGGCAACTACGGCTTCGGATGGTTTTGCGAAGAGATCAACGGACACAAGGTTGTCATGCACTCAGGAGCCTGGCAAGGGTTTGTTGCTCATATTGCCCGCTACCGGGACGATAAGCTCACAGTAGTAATGCTGGCGAATTTGTCTGCGGATTCGTCCAAGGGTTTTTTCAAAATCGGCCAAACCGTCGCCGGCATGTACGTGCGTGAGCTCGCGCCGGCGAGGGACTAGCAATCTCTGCAGAGCCATAGCCGTGCTCCAATTGCGCGATTTCGCGCGCCGAATCTCCACACCCGCCTGGCGAGCTTGGCACTAAACCAAGGTTGTTTTCATGTTCGCTGGCACGTGCGTAGACGGCCGCTGAAACCAACGCGTTCAGCCACCTACCGTCGGCTGACCCTGGCGCCGTCGGCGGTGCTTCCTGCGGTAGACCAGCGGTATGCCTCGGCGGTACACTGAGCCGCTTCGGATGCCCCCACTCAACCTAACCTCTCCGGCCACGGTCGAGGGATGAAGGACCCAGCAGCACGATGGACATGGACAAACTGGTTTCGCTCTGCAAACGGCGAGGCTTTCTTTTTCAGTCGAGCGAAATCTACGGCGGCCTCAACGGCTTCTGGGACTACGGGCCCCTGGGAACCGAGCTGAAGCGCAATATCAAGGAGGCCTGGTGGCGCGACATGATCACCGGCCACGACGATATCGCCACGCCCGCCGGCGCCCCCAGCGCGTTCCAGATGGTCGGTCTCGACTCGACCATCATCATGCACCCACAGATCTGGAAGTGCTCGGGCCACTACGACTTGTTCCACGATTTCATGGTGGATTGCCGCGAGTCGAAAAAACGCTACCGCCACGACCAGGTACGCGGCCGCTGGGTCTCTTATCAAGGGAAGCGGGCCTTTGTCGCCACGCAGTCCGGCGGTGAAGAGGGGCTGGCCGAATCCGAACAGCGAGGGCTGAAGTTCTTTGGCCTGAGGGCGAAAGATGCCGAACGGCTGGCCTGGGAAGGTCCCTTGGTAAGCCTGACGACCGTGGCCGACTTTGCCGATGTACTAGGGCCCGACGCCAAGGCGATCGGCACCCTCACCGCGCCGCGCGAATTCAATCTGATGTTCAAGACGTACGTCGGCGCGCTCAGCGGCGAAGAAGGGGCGGCCTTTCTGCGGCCCGAAACGGCGCAGGGTATCTTCGTCAACTTCAAAAACGTCGTGGACAGCAGCCGCGTCAATGTGCCCTTCGGCATCGCGCAGGTGGGCAAGAGCTTCCGCAACGAGATCACGCCCCGCAACTTCACCTTCCGCTCGCGCGAGTTCGAGCAGATGGAGATCGAATTCTTCTGCCATCCCAGCCAATCGCCCGACTGGTACAAATACTGGCGCGACCGCCGGTACCGCTGGTATACCGACCTGGGTCTGGCCGGCGAGCGGCTCATTCTGCGCGACCATCACAAGGATGAGTTGAGCCATTATTCCTGCGGCACCGCCGACATCGAATACGCCTTTCCGTTTTTGCCGCCGGGAGAGTTTGGCGAGTTGGAAGGGATTGCCCACCGCGGAGATTTCGACCTGCGTAGCCACATGGAAGGCAA
This genomic interval carries:
- a CDS encoding alpha/beta hydrolase-fold protein; protein product: MMVFATWCVDFPAGTVCAFETESPATQGVTLPKTQAFALTSRVGKREYRILVAEPDNSPPATGYSVIYVLDGNAAFATMVDIARTQRRGGAIIVGIGYPGDVPFDPRRTYDFTPSSKRDKLGALFGASEEPTGGQDEFLDFIDNELKPTIEKRFEVNRGRQTLIGHSLGGLFVLHVLFTRPQSFQNYVAGSPSIWWNDQSVLEEERRFHANGAAKVDLLVFVGELETTYMVQDARRLAERLGPLSAAGLRVYFTPFENENHVSVLPAGLSRAYRLALDGSDR
- a CDS encoding PEP-CTERM sorting domain-containing protein, producing the protein MRCNLLRTLVIAALGLAAISNHASAGPVTFTIDPTQSSLQAIAYLGGPPSGGGTQITTAQSGTSDTTSLYGSLVADTAAAGGNISFPGGSNVNYTYQPGNFLPDANGGDATGPDPAGTGGAPAQFGLLVNIPGLATGYISISSALSDISDFSAGGTPLSGGSFDATQQNVLVTQGSIAYWISAPALSATPLFGSSVIAPPTLAAQNGVDSAGNSNGQVGSVTTIGGVTTITLPIFADQVVSVSGLPVDVVFTGQIVATATVPEPTTFALAGFGIVGLMLVATRRLRRS
- a CDS encoding glycine--tRNA ligase, yielding MDKLVSLCKRRGFLFQSSEIYGGLNGFWDYGPLGTELKRNIKEAWWRDMITGHDDIATPAGAPSAFQMVGLDSTIIMHPQIWKCSGHYDLFHDFMVDCRESKKRYRHDQVRGRWVSYQGKRAFVATQSGGEEGLAESEQRGLKFFGLRAKDAERLAWEGPLVSLTTVADFADVLGPDAKAIGTLTAPREFNLMFKTYVGALSGEEGAAFLRPETAQGIFVNFKNVVDSSRVNVPFGIAQVGKSFRNEITPRNFTFRSREFEQMEIEFFCHPSQSPDWYKYWRDRRYRWYTDLGLAGERLILRDHHKDELSHYSCGTADIEYAFPFLPPGEFGELEGIAHRGDFDLRSHMEGKLVREGDSLVVEKDAEGKPRHRGSGKDLSYYDDITRERFIPHVIEPSAGADRATLAFLCEAYQEDKVPDEHGNPRERVFLRLHPRLAPIKAAVFPLVKKDGMPEAAQKIYRELKGRFNVYYDEKGAVGRRYARQDEVGTPVCITVDGQTLTDGTVTFRDRDSLKQWRVKADGCGDELAKALQG
- a CDS encoding serine hydrolase domain-containing protein, with amino-acid sequence MPSSLRKAINLAGILIALSPGYEGGRLAFNSARGDEVDEYVEAQRAQLRIPGLALLVVKDGRTIKAQGYGLANVELQAPVTAESIFQLGSVGKQFTATAVMMLVERGKLAVDDPVNKYLTAAPDNWHAITIRHLLSHTAGVGDFSASFDMRKDCTEDELLNAIFQIPLHSAPGEGWHYSNPGYVALGILIGKVTGQFYGDFLRDQIFRPLGMTATRIISEDDIVPHRAAGYRLVDGELKNQKWVSPTMNSTADGSLYTNLLDMAKWDAALSDKRLLKTETLEQMWTVATLNDGKPNPGNYGFGWFCEEINGHKVVMHSGAWQGFVAHIARYRDDKLTVVMLANLSADSSKGFFKIGQTVAGMYVRELAPARD